From a region of the Tachypleus tridentatus isolate NWPU-2018 chromosome 1, ASM421037v1, whole genome shotgun sequence genome:
- the LOC143256005 gene encoding uncharacterized protein LOC143256005, which produces MCLYNILSTVLRPMESLSVFQQILITLFRLRFNMNMQYLGFLYGVHSATISRLFQTVIDVMYARLVPAIIFWPDGDLRKTLPTCFQITFPKCACIIDCFEICIERPSDFKARAQTYSDYKSHNTAKYLIGISPQGAISFISKGYGGRASDKFITEDSGFLNNIHPGDTILADRGFDLKDTFGYYGAKMEIPAFTKGKKQLYAVDIEKTRQIASVRIHIERVIGVTRQKYTMLE; this is translated from the coding sequence ATGTGTTTGTATAATATCCTGAGTACTGTATTAAGGCCAATGGAATCTCTGAGTGTGTTTCAACAAATACTAATCACACTGTTCAGATTGAGATTCAACATGAATATGCAATACTTAGGTTTTCTGTACGGTGTGCATTCTGCAACAATATCCAGGTTGTTTCAGACAGTTATTGATGTGATGTATGCTCGTTTAGTTCCAGCAATCATTTTCTGGCCAGATGGTGATCTTCGTAAAACTCTCCCCACCTGTTTCCAGATAACATTTCCAAAGTGTGCATGTATCattgattgttttgaaatttgtattgAGAGACCCTCTGATTTTAAAGCAAGAGCTCAGACATATTCCGATTACAAGTCACAtaatacagcaaaatatttgaTTGGTATTTCACCACAAGGAGCAATAAGTTTTATATCCAAAGGCTATGGAGGCAGAGCAAGTGACAAATTCATAACAGAAGATTCTGGGTTTCTTAACAACATCCATCCAGGTGACACAATATTGGCCGACAGAGGGTTTGATCTAAAAGATACATTTGGCTACTATGGCGCTAAAATGGAAATTCCAGCATTTACAAAAGGTAAAAAGCAACTGTATGCTGTGGATATTGAAAAAACTAGACAAATAGCATCAGTTAGAATACATATAGAACGCGTCATAGGTGTTACCagacaaaaatacacaatgttgGAATAA
- the LOC143228007 gene encoding LOW QUALITY PROTEIN: serine/threonine-protein kinase PAK 4-like (The sequence of the model RefSeq protein was modified relative to this genomic sequence to represent the inferred CDS: deleted 1 base in 1 codon) → MFKKKKKKPIISAPTNFEHRFHTGFDRHEGKYVGLPPQWTSLIQAQQDRPKPIVDPSTITPTEMINMKSHTIVRGGSSSQVRNVPVSITRSNSLRKESPPQPRRDYLSRLPPPVPEDEIQPPMQPYGVLPHGHQAHHDHIHPHWHLQHHPSQLQWGHGHSAHFYPDNQQDLTDGNHSYPQSSQDNATSQGSMPFLERTDGVGNIPPSGQVARDPSWEQENSPGYTPKAGPRIGNQGHSQPHQQYQLSMNPSFQAGSHHGSTFPSHISNGAPAPNQLEPPVIDRQYRNSHSSSGSTQHSGSHSGSYPFPVKSSKSQNNLQPPQQQPKDILPQNGQKEEVKDLPPKPVASSSENKLLGPKSPVTSHGHHPEQQRLSHEQFRAALQMVVSPGDPRENLEKFIKIGEGSTGIVCIATEKSSNRQVAVKKMDLRKQQRRELLFNEVVIMRDYHHPNIVEMHDSFLVGDELWVVMEFLEGGALTDIVTHARMDEEQIATVCKQCLKALTFLHSQGVIHRDIKSDSILLASDGRVKLSDFGFCAQVSSDLLKRKSLVGTPYWMAPEVISRLPYGPEVDIWSLGIMVIEMVDGEPPFFNEPPLQAMRRIRDMPPPKLKNTHKVSPRLQGFLEKMLIRDPSQRATAYELLQHPFLRQAGPPSLLVPLMRSFRHSPC, encoded by the exons ATgtttaaaaagaagaagaaaaagccCATCATCTCTGCCCCTACGAACTTTGAGCATAGGTTTCACACAGGCTTTGATAGACACGAAGGAAAATATGTAGGCCTTCCACCACAATGGACCAGTTTAATCCAGGCTCAACAAGATAGGCCAAAGCCAATTGTGGACCCGTCAACTATAACGCCAACTGAAATGATCAACATGAAATCTCAT ACCATTGTTCGAGGTGGAAGCTCTTCTCAGGTTAGGAATGTACCAGTTTCTATTACACGATCCAACTCATTAAGAAAAGAAAGTCCACCTCAACCTCGACGAGACTACTTGAGTCGTCTCCCTCCTCCTGTTCCAGAGGATGAAATCCAACCACCTATGCAACCCTATGGAGTCCTTCCTCATGGCCATCAGGCACATCATGATCATATCCACCCACACTGGCATCTTCAACATCACCCTAGCCAACTTCAGTGGGGACATGGCCATTCTGCTCATTTTTATCCAGATAATCAGCAAGATCTCACAGATGGAAACCACTCTTACCCACAGAGCTCACAAGATAATGCTACTTCTCAGGGTAGTATGCCCTTCTTGGAAAGAACAGATGGTGTGGGTAACATTCCTCCTAGTGGTCAGGTAGCAAGAGATCCATCCTGGGAACAAGAAAACTCTCCAGGGTATACACCTAAAGCAGGACCCAGGATAGGTAACCAAGGTCATTCACAACCACATCAGCAATATCAATTATCAATGAACCCTAGTTTTCAAGCAGGTAGCCATCATGGATCTACTTTTCCATCACATATCTCCAATGGTGCACCAGCACCAAATCAACTTGAGCCTCCTGTCATAGACCGACAGTACAGAAATTCTCACTCATCATCTGGCTCAACACAACATTCTGGAAGTCATAGTGGTTCTTACCCTTTTCCTGTAAAAAGCAGCAAATCACAGAACAATTTACAACCACCACAACAACAGCCAAAAGACATACTTCCTCAAAATGGACAGAAGGAAGAGGTAAAA GATCTTCCTCCAAAACCAGTTGCCTCATCATCAGAAAATAAACTATTGGGACCCAAGTCACCTGTTACTAGCCATGGACATCATCCAGAACAGCAGAGATTATCTCATGAACAG TTTCGAGCTGCATTACAAATGGTTGTAAGTCCAGGAGATCCAAGAGAAAACTTGGAGAAGTTTATCAAGATAGGAGAGGGCTCAACTGGAATTGTTTGTATTGCTACAGAGAAATCCAGTAACAGACAGGTAGCAGTAAAGAAGATGGATCTTCGCAAACAGCAAAGAAGAGAACTCTTGTTTAATGAG GTGGTGATAATGAGGGACTACCATCACCCCAACATAGTAGAAATGCATGACAGTTTTTTGGTGGGTGACGAACTCTGGGTTGTTATGGAGTTTCTAGAA GGGGGAGCTCTGACAGATATTGTAACCCATGCAAG AATGGATGAAGAACAGATTGCAACAGTTTGTAAGCAGTGCTTGAAGGCACTAACCTTTCTTCACTCTCAAGGTGTTATCCATCGAGACATCAAGAGTGATTCTATTTTACTTGCTAGTGATGGAAGA gtAAAGCTCTCAGACTTTGGGTTTTGTGCTCAAGTTTCCTCTGATCTTCTTAAGAGGAAATCTTTAGTTGGTACTCCATACTGGATGGCTCCAGAGGTGATATCTAGGTTGCCATATGGGCCTGAG GTGGACATATGGTCTTTGGGGATCATGGTGATTGAGATGGTTGATGGAGAGCCACCATTTTTTAATGAGCCTCCTCTCCAAGCTATGAGAAGGATACGTGATATGCCTCCTCCAAAACTGAAAAACACTCACAAG GTGTCTCCTAGGTTGCAAGGGTTCCTGGAGAAAATGCTCATCAGAGATCCTTCTCAGAGAGCAACAGCTTATGAATTACTTCAACATCCATTTCTGAGGCAGGCTGGACCACCTAGTTTGCTAGTTCCCTTAATGAGGAGCTTTCGTCATAGTCCTTGCTAA